A window of Dorea formicigenerans contains these coding sequences:
- a CDS encoding threonine/serine ThrE exporter family protein translates to MVSSVKKEVIYMQVIHKNHMEILWHDYAEAIDDIPITSAGIIEKSSVIGRTGLMLLSCGTGAWRVRQSMNTLAEQLGLTCTADIGLMSIEYTCFDGEECYSQSLCLTNTGVNTSKLNRLEQFINKFSSEGVYMTGEELHSHLDQIEKIHGLYSPTALGFAAALACGAFTFLLGGGPVEMFCAFAGAGIGNFVRCKLGKHHFTLFLCIFASVTSACLVYAGLFEVMKLILGVSEQHEAGYICSMLFIIPGFPFITSGIDLAKLDMRSGLERLTYAIIIITVATMTAWIMALVLKLQPVDFLTLNLQVPVQILFRLAASFCGVFGFSVMFNSPRKLAATAGCIGAVANTLRLEMVDLANMPPAAAAFIGALVAGILASMIKNVAGFPRISVTVPSIVIMVPGLYLYRAIYNLGIMSLHTSAEWFAAAFMIILALPLGLIFARILTDKTFRYCT, encoded by the coding sequence ATGGTCAGTTCAGTGAAGAAAGAAGTGATTTATATGCAAGTGATCCACAAAAATCACATGGAAATTTTATGGCATGATTATGCAGAAGCAATTGATGATATCCCGATTACAAGTGCCGGAATTATTGAAAAATCTTCTGTGATTGGACGGACAGGTCTTATGCTTCTGTCATGTGGAACCGGAGCCTGGCGTGTCAGACAATCTATGAATACACTCGCAGAACAGTTGGGGTTGACTTGTACTGCAGACATCGGATTAATGTCTATTGAATACACCTGTTTCGATGGAGAGGAATGTTACTCTCAGTCCTTATGTCTTACAAATACAGGAGTAAACACATCAAAACTGAATCGTCTGGAACAGTTTATTAATAAATTTTCATCCGAAGGTGTATACATGACTGGTGAGGAATTACATTCTCATCTGGATCAGATTGAAAAAATACATGGTCTCTACTCTCCGACCGCACTTGGTTTTGCAGCCGCACTTGCCTGTGGCGCATTTACCTTTTTACTTGGAGGCGGACCGGTAGAAATGTTTTGTGCATTTGCAGGTGCCGGTATCGGGAATTTTGTCCGATGCAAACTGGGGAAGCATCATTTTACACTATTTTTATGTATCTTCGCTTCTGTAACATCAGCCTGTCTGGTCTATGCGGGATTATTTGAAGTGATGAAACTGATACTCGGGGTGTCAGAACAACATGAAGCAGGATATATTTGTTCTATGTTATTTATCATTCCAGGATTCCCATTCATTACCAGCGGTATTGACCTTGCAAAATTGGATATGAGATCAGGTCTGGAACGATTAACTTATGCAATCATTATTATCACTGTTGCAACAATGACTGCCTGGATTATGGCACTTGTCTTAAAATTGCAGCCGGTGGATTTTCTAACATTAAATTTGCAAGTCCCGGTACAAATTCTCTTCCGACTGGCAGCAAGCTTTTGTGGAGTTTTCGGATTCTCTGTTATGTTTAACAGTCCAAGAAAACTGGCAGCTACAGCCGGATGTATCGGAGCAGTTGCCAATACTCTTCGTCTGGAAATGGTGGACCTTGCAAATATGCCCCCAGCTGCTGCTGCATTTATCGGCGCGCTTGTCGCAGGAATTCTTGCTTCTATGATTAAAAATGTTGCGGGATTTCCAAGAATATCCGTAACGGTACCTTCTATAGTAATTATGGTACCTGGCCTTTATTTGTACCGTGCTATTTATAATCTGGGAATCATGTCCCTGCATACATCAGCAGAGTGGTTCGCTGCCGCATTTATGATCATACTTGCATTGCCGCTTGGATTGATTTTTGCAAGGATTTTGACAGATAAAACATTTCGTTATTGCACGTAA
- the nadA gene encoding quinolinate synthase NadA, which yields MTIVEEIQKLKQEKNAVILAHYYVRPEVQDIADYIGDSFYLSRVATELSESTIVFCGVSFMGESAKILNPDKTVLMPDPAADCPMAHMADVESIKKIREEYKDVAVVCYINSTAALKEYSDVCVTSANAVKIVKALPNKNIYFIPDRNLAHFVADQVPEKHFIYNEGFCPTHERMEADEVREAKEEHPDALVLSHPECNTEVLKLSDYIGSTSGIIKYATESPCNEFIICTEEGVHYKLVQNNPNKHFYYPKTVPVCPNMKKNTLEKVLHVLKTGKNEVHVSDSLRENSKKPLERMLELGK from the coding sequence ATGACAATTGTAGAAGAAATACAAAAACTAAAACAAGAAAAAAATGCAGTGATCCTGGCTCATTATTATGTCAGACCTGAAGTTCAGGATATTGCAGATTACATAGGAGATTCTTTCTATCTAAGCCGTGTCGCAACAGAGCTTTCTGAGAGTACGATTGTATTTTGCGGCGTTTCTTTTATGGGCGAGAGCGCAAAGATCTTAAATCCGGACAAAACTGTTCTGATGCCGGATCCGGCTGCTGACTGCCCGATGGCACATATGGCAGATGTAGAATCCATTAAAAAAATCCGCGAAGAGTATAAAGATGTAGCAGTGGTCTGCTATATTAATTCTACAGCAGCTTTAAAAGAATATTCCGATGTATGTGTAACGTCAGCAAATGCTGTCAAGATAGTAAAAGCGTTACCGAATAAGAATATCTACTTTATTCCGGACCGGAATCTGGCTCATTTTGTAGCAGATCAAGTTCCAGAGAAACATTTTATCTATAATGAAGGATTCTGTCCGACACATGAGCGTATGGAAGCTGATGAAGTCCGCGAAGCAAAAGAAGAACACCCGGATGCACTGGTGTTATCTCACCCGGAATGTAATACAGAAGTATTAAAATTATCCGATTATATAGGAAGTACTTCAGGAATTATTAAATATGCAACGGAAAGTCCATGTAATGAATTTATCATCTGTACAGAAGAGGGTGTACACTATAAACTCGTTCAGAATAATCCGAATAAACATTTTTACTATCCGAAGACTGTTCCGGTATGTCCGAACATGAAAAAGAATACTTTGGAAAAAGTGCTTCATGTATTAAAGACCGGCAAGAACGAAGTTCATGTCAGTGACAGCCTTCGTGAAAATTCAAAAAAACCTCTGGAACGTATGTTAGAGCTTGGAAAGTAG
- a CDS encoding DUF4866 domain-containing protein: protein MATIFPREEKAEYLFDKILENPQACERLMETFYESVESDGEYSGEVLPPEKFAKALFDAYKNKDLTAFLLAICQHSMFDLLRNAYLVPFRFNADGHTNPYILTDGFGNLLNDCKKAVPDKMYHKFQKVYAQNDDVKMYLAEGYRKRHCYDEVTMEVKDYRMGEQLGVLLVYELPDTIKMKETEAQSYVAVMDLVMQLQEELPKSIVYYGQECLEEKGEHFDELGVFLPFTHFSERLEKHIETAKKIVYQYKE from the coding sequence ATGGCAACCATATTTCCAAGAGAAGAAAAAGCAGAATACTTATTTGACAAAATTCTGGAAAATCCGCAGGCATGCGAACGGTTGATGGAAACATTTTATGAATCAGTAGAATCTGACGGCGAATATTCAGGAGAAGTATTGCCGCCGGAGAAATTTGCAAAAGCTTTATTTGACGCTTATAAGAATAAAGATCTGACCGCTTTCCTTCTGGCAATCTGTCAGCACAGCATGTTCGATCTTCTTAGAAATGCATACCTTGTTCCGTTTCGTTTTAATGCTGACGGACATACCAATCCTTATATTTTAACGGATGGATTCGGCAATCTGTTAAATGATTGCAAGAAAGCTGTACCTGACAAAATGTATCATAAATTCCAAAAAGTCTACGCACAAAATGATGATGTGAAAATGTATCTGGCAGAAGGATATCGAAAAAGGCATTGTTATGATGAAGTGACTATGGAAGTAAAAGATTATCGAATGGGAGAGCAGTTAGGTGTTTTGCTTGTATATGAACTGCCGGATACTATCAAAATGAAAGAGACTGAAGCTCAGTCTTATGTCGCCGTTATGGATCTGGTTATGCAATTGCAGGAAGAATTGCCAAAATCCATTGTTTATTATGGACAAGAATGTCTTGAAGAAAAAGGCGAGCATTTTGATGAACTTGGAGTTTTTCTTCCATTTACACATTTTTCAGAACGACTGGAAAAACATATTGAGACAGCGAAGAAGATTGTTTATCAATATAAAGAATAA